In one Fodinicola acaciae genomic region, the following are encoded:
- a CDS encoding GAF domain-containing sensor histidine kinase — MADPATLQRLLDVALDLQGERRPESVLRTVLKAAKELTDARHAAVGVPDGDGGFALFLVEGVDAKTWGAIGYLPRTHGFLGTMLADPEPFRLRRLSDHPKFTGRWPKAHPKMVSFLGVPVVASGEIVAALYLSNKLGGDEFTDEDMRVVEALAAHAALAVVSAQRQSRLRELSVAAERARLARDLHDSVTQTMFSLTLAAESAASLTKDSDPRLVEQVDRIRALAGTAREELASLLDTLRPAEERRDDLSTLLRRRVELLRRIHDTPIELRLKGEQRRQSAATDYEVGRIATEALSNALKHASAQHIEVTLEFTPTTLRLTVADDGVGFDLARTVRQSRRMGLSSMTERAAALGGDLHVESKPGAGTIVSLEVTRDC, encoded by the coding sequence GTGGCGGACCCGGCGACCCTGCAGCGGCTGCTGGACGTCGCGCTCGACCTGCAAGGAGAGCGGCGACCGGAGTCGGTGCTGCGTACGGTCCTCAAGGCGGCCAAGGAGCTGACCGACGCGCGGCACGCGGCGGTCGGCGTACCGGACGGCGACGGCGGCTTCGCGTTGTTCCTGGTCGAAGGCGTCGACGCGAAGACCTGGGGCGCGATCGGCTATCTGCCGCGTACGCACGGATTCCTCGGCACCATGCTGGCCGATCCTGAGCCGTTCCGGCTGCGCCGGCTCAGCGACCATCCGAAGTTCACCGGCCGCTGGCCGAAGGCGCATCCGAAGATGGTCTCCTTTCTCGGCGTCCCGGTGGTGGCCAGCGGCGAGATCGTCGCCGCGCTCTATCTGTCCAACAAGCTCGGCGGCGACGAGTTCACCGACGAGGACATGCGCGTGGTCGAGGCGTTGGCCGCGCACGCGGCGCTGGCTGTGGTCAGCGCGCAGCGGCAGTCGCGGCTGCGCGAGCTGTCGGTCGCCGCCGAGCGCGCGCGGCTGGCGCGGGATCTGCACGACTCGGTCACGCAGACGATGTTCAGCCTGACCCTCGCGGCCGAGTCGGCGGCGAGCCTGACCAAGGACTCCGATCCGCGACTGGTCGAGCAGGTCGACCGGATACGCGCACTCGCCGGCACCGCGCGCGAGGAGTTGGCGTCTCTGCTCGACACGCTGCGACCGGCCGAGGAACGCCGCGACGATCTGTCCACGCTGCTGCGCCGCCGCGTCGAGCTGCTTCGCCGGATCCACGACACGCCGATCGAGCTGCGGCTCAAAGGCGAGCAGCGCCGGCAGTCGGCGGCCACCGACTACGAGGTCGGCCGGATCGCCACCGAGGCGCTGTCCAACGCGCTCAAACACGCCAGCGCTCAGCACATCGAGGTGACGCTGGAGTTCACGCCGACGACGCTGCGGTTGACCGTTGCCGACGACGGCGTCGGATTCGACCTGGCGCGGACCGTACGCCAGTCGCGCCGGATGGGCCTGTCGTCGATGACCGAGCGCGCCGCGGCACTCGGCGGTGACCTGCACGTCGAGTCGAAACCCGGTGCCGGCACGATCGTGTCGCTGGAGGTGACGCGTGACTGCTGA
- a CDS encoding response regulator has translation MTAETVRVLLCDDHEMVRAGLRSFFELQDGIEVVGEASTAEQALALIGRARPDVVLMDLVLPGMSGVEAVRRITADHPAVKVLVLTSFSSDNTVLDAVRAGAAGYLLKDVNPSELAGALRTVHAGGSPLHPSVAAAVMRNVSEPEHLTHREREVLGLIARGMSNRLIARELALSEKTVKAHVSAILGKLGAADRTQAALWAVRHLPEDLRP, from the coding sequence GTGACTGCTGAGACCGTGCGTGTGCTGCTGTGCGACGACCACGAGATGGTACGCGCCGGCCTGCGCAGCTTTTTCGAGCTGCAGGACGGCATCGAGGTCGTCGGCGAGGCCTCCACCGCGGAGCAGGCGCTCGCACTGATCGGTCGCGCACGGCCGGATGTCGTGCTGATGGACCTGGTGCTGCCGGGGATGTCCGGCGTCGAGGCCGTACGCCGGATCACCGCCGACCATCCCGCCGTCAAGGTCCTGGTGCTGACGAGTTTTTCCAGCGACAACACGGTTTTGGACGCCGTACGCGCCGGAGCCGCCGGCTATCTGCTCAAGGACGTCAACCCCTCGGAACTGGCCGGCGCGCTGCGGACCGTACACGCCGGCGGGTCACCGCTGCATCCGTCGGTCGCCGCCGCCGTCATGCGCAACGTGTCCGAGCCGGAGCACCTCACGCACCGCGAGCGCGAGGTGCTCGGCCTGATCGCCCGCGGCATGTCCAACCGGCTCATCGCACGCGAGCTGGCTTTGTCGGAGAAGACGGTGAAAGCGCACGTCAGCGCGATACTCGGCAAGCTCGGCGCGGCCGACCGTACGCAGGCCGCGCTGTGGGCCGTGCGGCACCTGCCAGAAGACCTGCGACCTTAG
- a CDS encoding DUF222 domain-containing protein → MRQACQAHLRSYAELVAAVAALENRGIAAADGFPVRRVAQLVKQLTRLSLADCRALVKVARMTSRQPAGGSCFTETELPATAAALADGAVNPSHVRESSPRCRPCRRTGPTATASKPH, encoded by the coding sequence GTGCGGCAGGCGTGCCAGGCGCATCTGCGCTCGTACGCGGAGCTGGTCGCCGCGGTGGCCGCGTTGGAAAACCGTGGCATCGCCGCCGCGGACGGGTTCCCGGTGCGGCGGGTGGCGCAGTTGGTGAAACAGCTGACCCGGCTGTCGTTGGCCGACTGCCGGGCACTGGTGAAAGTCGCCCGGATGACCAGCCGCCAGCCCGCCGGCGGGTCCTGCTTCACCGAAACCGAGCTGCCGGCCACCGCCGCCGCGTTAGCCGACGGCGCAGTCAATCCCAGCCACGTACGGGAATCATCGCCGCGATGTCGACCGTGCCGCCGGACTGGCCCGACCGCGACGGCATCGAAGCCTCACTAG
- a CDS encoding DUF222 domain-containing protein → MSTVPPDWPDRDGIEASLATLARSGHPEDVKELGKVIADRVEQETPPPEDDQDRLAEPDRRLQITERLDGRVVIAGSIDQETAIQLNAFMSAFARPRDTTDRASAWPYLLVSVLVV, encoded by the coding sequence ATGTCGACCGTGCCGCCGGACTGGCCCGACCGCGACGGCATCGAAGCCTCACTAGCCACCCTGGCCCGGTCGGGCCACCCCGAGGACGTCAAAGAGCTCGGGAAAGTCATCGCCGACCGGGTCGAGCAGGAAACCCCACCACCCGAGGACGACCAGGATCGGTTGGCCGAGCCGGACCGGCGGCTGCAAATCACCGAACGCCTGGACGGGCGAGTGGTGATCGCCGGCAGCATCGACCAGGAAACCGCGATCCAGCTGAACGCGTTCATGTCCGCCTTCGCCCGGCCCCGCGACACCACCGACCGCGCGTCGGCATGGCCGTATCTGCTGGTCAGCGTGCTGGTGGTGTGA
- a CDS encoding transposase, which translates to MRTVGGGSRIVLAVDVSNWLRPDAVTSADRLFCLTYARGRGQAQMIPGWPYSFMEALESGRSSWCAVPDALRLGPDDDLTEVTAAQLREVVRRLIEVGQWRPGDPPIWIVGDSGNDGARHHLASPGRTVDRPATEPYSASRTRRPGRNPITPPAR; encoded by the coding sequence GTGAGGACGGTCGGGGGCGGTTCACGGATCGTGTTGGCCGTGGATGTCAGCAACTGGTTGCGGCCGGATGCGGTGACCAGCGCGGATCGGTTGTTCTGTCTTACCTATGCGCGGGGTCGGGGTCAGGCGCAGATGATCCCGGGGTGGCCCTACTCGTTCATGGAGGCGTTGGAGAGCGGACGCAGCAGCTGGTGCGCGGTCCCGGACGCCCTGCGGTTAGGGCCGGATGACGACCTGACTGAGGTGACCGCCGCGCAGTTGCGGGAGGTCGTGCGACGGCTCATCGAGGTCGGTCAGTGGCGTCCGGGTGACCCGCCGATCTGGATCGTTGGTGACAGTGGCAATGACGGCGCCCGGCACCACCTCGCGAGCCCGGGCAGAACGGTCGACCGGCCCGCCACGGAGCCGTATTCAGCTTCAAGGACCCGGCGACCTGGCCGGAACCCGATCACACCACCAGCACGCTGA
- a CDS encoding SDR family oxidoreductase, producing the protein MTETSSRTALITGASKGLGYAIADRLARRGTRLVLDARTPAELDAATARLIDRTDTVSVVGDITDPRHRKEIVAATKGRLDLLVLNASALGPTPLPPLAAADLDAFRGVLETNTVAALALVQLLLPELRAANGTVVFISSDAATTGYEGWGLYGASKAAADQLARVLAAEEPEIRVYAVDPGDMNTEMHAAADPETDPADLLDPAVAAMRLEPLLTGSLPSGRYAGGELR; encoded by the coding sequence ATGACCGAAACATCTTCTCGAACAGCACTGATCACCGGAGCGTCCAAGGGCCTCGGATATGCCATCGCCGACCGGCTCGCGCGGCGCGGCACCCGGCTCGTCCTCGACGCGCGTACGCCGGCCGAGCTGGACGCCGCGACCGCCAGGCTGATCGACCGTACGGACACCGTCTCGGTCGTCGGCGACATCACCGATCCCCGTCACCGCAAGGAAATCGTCGCCGCCACCAAGGGACGGCTCGACCTGCTCGTACTCAACGCCTCGGCACTCGGGCCGACACCGCTGCCACCGCTGGCGGCCGCGGATCTCGACGCTTTTCGTGGCGTACTGGAGACAAACACCGTCGCCGCGCTGGCGCTCGTACAGCTGCTGCTGCCGGAATTACGCGCTGCCAACGGAACCGTGGTGTTCATCAGCAGCGATGCCGCGACGACCGGCTATGAAGGCTGGGGACTTTACGGCGCCAGCAAGGCGGCCGCCGACCAGTTGGCCCGTGTCCTGGCCGCTGAGGAGCCGGAGATTCGGGTCTACGCGGTCGATCCCGGTGACATGAACACCGAGATGCACGCGGCCGCCGACCCGGAGACCGACCCGGCCGATCTGCTCGATCCAGCCGTGGCCGCCATGCGCCTTGAGCCCCTGCTGACCGGCTCACTGCCGTCCGGCCGGTATGCCGGAGGTGAGCTGCGATGA